The Streptomyces sp. HSG2 genome has a segment encoding these proteins:
- a CDS encoding TOMM precursor leader peptide-binding protein, giving the protein MPLNIQPTHVLWTGAFGRGVADHLAATAGWSSSEADVLGRRSAEWPHASLRVVATWRHETALLARVARLHAAWGTAWLPVVHEYPVIRVGPLVVPGEGPCYSCYLRRRGQHDQGRDVSRAIEASFESAPDNGVAGHTDAQTMIAAGVTVDLVSRHRAGRGVEPGHVVFYNVLTRSLFGDTLIGVHGCTDCGTPLAPDDGWRALAEDVGRPLLAGRGGAR; this is encoded by the coding sequence GTGCCGCTCAACATCCAGCCCACTCACGTCCTGTGGACCGGCGCGTTCGGTCGTGGCGTGGCCGACCACCTGGCCGCCACGGCCGGCTGGTCCTCCTCCGAAGCCGACGTGCTCGGACGCCGCTCCGCGGAGTGGCCCCACGCTTCGCTGCGCGTCGTCGCCACCTGGCGCCACGAGACAGCTCTGCTGGCGCGGGTCGCCCGCCTCCACGCGGCCTGGGGAACGGCCTGGCTGCCCGTGGTCCACGAGTACCCGGTGATCCGGGTGGGACCGCTCGTGGTACCCGGTGAGGGGCCCTGCTACAGCTGCTACCTGCGCCGCAGGGGACAGCACGACCAGGGGCGCGACGTCTCGCGGGCGATCGAGGCGTCGTTCGAGTCGGCGCCGGACAACGGCGTCGCCGGACACACTGACGCCCAGACCATGATCGCCGCCGGCGTCACCGTGGACCTGGTCTCGCGTCACCGGGCCGGTCGCGGAGTCGAGCCCGGCCATGTCGTCTTCTACAACGTGCTCACCCGCTCCCTCTTCGGCGACACCCTGATCGGGGTCCACGGCTGCACCGACTGCGGCACGCCGCTCGCACCGGACGACGGATGGCGGGCACTCGCGGAGGACGTGGGCCGACCGCTCCTCGCGGGTCGTGGAGGTGCCCGATGA
- a CDS encoding nitroreductase family protein: MPLIDIGRLTEDLLNAPPSPAGDTTSAPRVAAPLPGGAVRALRRRGAVRAWSRAPLDGALLARSLEYACEQDARLWAPSHPELPSPVASVLARDVADLPRGIHRYDTGERALKPEPHELPPLEDMVLQLEFAAAPAVIVVHGDLSTAVERHGVGGHRRLLARGAAFAHSVWLAALAGGAVGSVFAGVLSAAGRTHLGLDGAGRAQLLGLALGHPRTAAASQDGDPR; this comes from the coding sequence ATGCCACTGATCGACATCGGCCGCCTCACCGAGGACCTCCTGAACGCGCCGCCCTCACCCGCGGGGGACACCACGTCCGCCCCTCGGGTCGCGGCCCCCCTGCCCGGCGGAGCGGTGCGGGCCCTGCGCAGGCGCGGCGCCGTGCGCGCTTGGTCGCGGGCGCCGCTGGACGGAGCGCTGCTGGCCCGCTCGCTGGAGTACGCCTGCGAGCAGGACGCCCGCCTGTGGGCCCCGTCCCACCCCGAGCTGCCCTCGCCCGTGGCCTCCGTCCTCGCCCGCGACGTCGCCGACCTGCCGCGCGGCATCCACCGCTACGACACCGGCGAGCGAGCGCTGAAGCCGGAACCTCACGAGCTTCCGCCGCTGGAGGACATGGTGCTCCAACTGGAGTTCGCGGCCGCGCCCGCCGTGATCGTGGTCCACGGCGACCTTTCCACGGCGGTGGAGCGCCACGGCGTCGGCGGTCACCGGCGACTTCTCGCCCGGGGCGCGGCCTTCGCGCACTCCGTGTGGCTGGCCGCGCTCGCGGGCGGGGCCGTCGGCTCCGTCTTCGCCGGTGTCCTCAGCGCGGCGGGGCGCACCCACCTCGGCCTGGACGGCGCCGGACGGGCCCAGTTGCTCGGCCTCGCCCTGGGCCACCCGCGGACCGCGGCGGCGAGCCAGGACGGCGACCCGCGATGA
- a CDS encoding PqqD family protein has product MNSRTTDRTPAPGTSWLDTERPAVRPDVELTEGLNGEPLAFDPVNGHYTRLSRSGAAILRALDGSMTGREFARRAVRPREGDRADDSTRVVLDFLGELRAAGLLTVPPAGGRQEAGVRFARSSHMPRRALVGSGVSAALDPVAAVLRRAPRLFGALWALAALGSLFLAATVVVSPAAAQGPSLSGLGWGWAVLVGAMLVQTLLHELNHGVACRFYGVRVREIGIGLLFYVVPAAYVDRTDAYRLTTRGPRVVIALAGVALDLLWLGGWSVVAHNASGSLGHLAVLMVWLQLGLLLANLNPLLPTDGYHALEAAFGAVNLRSRALTALRCRVLRQPVPSWLAARSRSQRARYQLFGVICVVYGLVIAAFCARTLVLLAGWLT; this is encoded by the coding sequence ATGAACAGCCGGACGACGGACCGGACACCCGCTCCGGGGACCTCCTGGCTGGACACCGAACGTCCCGCCGTGCGGCCCGACGTCGAGCTCACCGAGGGGCTCAACGGAGAACCCCTCGCCTTCGACCCCGTCAACGGCCACTACACCCGGCTCTCGCGCAGCGGGGCCGCCATCCTGCGGGCGCTGGACGGCAGCATGACCGGACGCGAGTTCGCCCGGCGGGCGGTCCGGCCCCGGGAAGGGGACCGCGCCGACGACTCCACCCGCGTGGTGCTCGACTTCCTGGGCGAGCTGCGCGCGGCGGGACTCCTCACGGTGCCGCCCGCCGGAGGCCGGCAGGAGGCCGGCGTCCGCTTCGCCCGCAGCAGCCACATGCCGCGTCGGGCTCTGGTCGGCTCCGGTGTGTCCGCCGCCCTCGACCCCGTCGCCGCCGTGCTGCGGCGCGCCCCACGCCTGTTCGGCGCGCTCTGGGCGCTCGCGGCCCTCGGCAGTCTCTTCCTCGCCGCCACGGTCGTCGTCTCGCCGGCGGCGGCCCAGGGGCCCAGCCTGTCCGGCCTGGGCTGGGGGTGGGCCGTCCTCGTCGGGGCCATGCTGGTCCAGACGCTGCTGCACGAGCTGAACCACGGGGTGGCGTGCCGGTTCTACGGGGTACGGGTCCGTGAGATCGGTATCGGGCTGCTCTTCTACGTCGTGCCCGCCGCCTACGTCGACCGCACCGACGCGTACCGGCTGACCACCCGCGGTCCGCGCGTCGTCATCGCCCTCGCCGGGGTGGCGCTGGACCTGTTGTGGCTGGGCGGGTGGTCCGTCGTCGCCCACAACGCCTCCGGAAGCCTCGGACACCTCGCCGTGCTGATGGTGTGGCTCCAACTCGGACTCCTGCTCGCCAACCTCAACCCGTTGCTGCCGACCGACGGCTACCACGCGTTGGAGGCCGCCTTCGGCGCCGTGAACCTGAGGTCCCGGGCCCTGACGGCGCTGCGCTGCCGGGTCCTGCGCCAGCCCGTGCCGAGCTGGCTGGCCGCCCGCAGCCGGTCCCAGCGCGCCCGGTACCAACTCTTCGGGGTCATCTGCGTCGTCTACGGGCTGGTCATCGCGGCGTTCTGCGCCCGGACACTCGTCCTGCTGGCGGGGTGGTTGACATGA